One Nitrospiria bacterium DNA segment encodes these proteins:
- a CDS encoding NAD(+)/NADH kinase: MKKIGIIVKPQATGVKDILNSLVQWLSEQGKEVIIDEETAQLGGGHSPHPKSKIPSMVDLIIVLGGDGTLLGVARLAAGFDVPILGANFGGLGFLTEVTLEEIQPILLKIFTNNYVIDERVLLQIQIMRNGKKVAESNALNDIVVSKGTLVRMISLEIRTNGDLITSIRGDGLIVSTPTGSTAYSLSAGGPILHPSVEALLLTPISPHMLTNRPVVIPLSARVEVILKTQEKGPLTIIDGQVGFELFPGDLLEISRGKHRVQLVRSPEKNYYEVLRKKLKWGEG, encoded by the coding sequence GTGAAAAAAATTGGAATCATTGTAAAACCCCAGGCCACCGGGGTCAAAGATATATTGAATTCCCTGGTTCAATGGCTTTCCGAACAGGGGAAGGAAGTTATCATTGACGAGGAAACCGCCCAATTGGGGGGTGGGCACTCACCTCACCCTAAATCAAAAATCCCATCCATGGTGGATTTGATAATTGTTTTGGGAGGGGATGGAACCCTGCTAGGGGTAGCGCGCTTAGCCGCCGGGTTTGACGTTCCGATTCTGGGTGCTAATTTTGGAGGGCTAGGCTTCTTAACCGAGGTCACCCTGGAAGAAATTCAGCCCATTCTTTTAAAGATTTTTACCAATAATTATGTGATCGATGAAAGGGTTTTACTTCAAATTCAAATTATGCGAAATGGAAAAAAGGTAGCGGAATCCAATGCGCTCAATGATATCGTTGTGAGCAAAGGAACATTGGTTCGAATGATTTCTTTAGAAATACGGACCAACGGGGATTTAATTACATCCATTCGAGGAGATGGCTTGATCGTTTCTACCCCAACGGGTTCCACCGCCTACTCCCTTTCTGCAGGAGGGCCTATCCTTCATCCCTCCGTGGAAGCCCTTCTGCTCACTCCCATTTCTCCCCATATGTTAACCAATCGCCCCGTGGTGATCCCATTGAGCGCAAGGGTGGAAGTCATATTAAAAACACAGGAAAAAGGCCCTCTGACCATAATCGACGGACAGGTAGGGTTCGAGCTTTTTCCAGGGGACCTCCTGGAAATTTCAAGGGGAAAGCATAGGGTTCAATTAGTCCGATCTCCGGAAAAAAATTATTATGAAGTTCTTCGAAAGAAACTTAAATGGGGTGAAGGCTAG
- a CDS encoding two-component regulator propeller domain-containing protein: MKARLLSTRLLTLFIFLSFLTILTGCTNQSNTTPSASPEKNSNPSKESFPSAPGPNENSVSVSVGGEEPFEEMEVPPGHILPWTSWAIGALIRGLAPDGDNLWIGTTNGLIRFHKKNESYKVFTTKDGLMNNIIVSILVGPDGGKWIGTYGGGLQYYDDEQWRVFTPYGRGTTHYGPQWVSYSPGEGLGDLWVYSALFDPGGVLWVATWKGVSRFDGKVFKTLSTGDGMVDKWVYTINVDRDGSLWFGTEGGVNRYDGKNWDVWTHQDGLGAVESLIREEEKGAPQLPQGHHLQEGKGASGYNPNYIVSSVIDQKGIKWFGTWGGGLSRFDGKKWKNYTTQDGLAGNTVNAIALDPNGILWIGTNNGVSRYDGKNFKTFQTMDGLLSNSVFAVAIDEDGAKWFGTYGGVSRYTGP; this comes from the coding sequence GTGAAGGCTAGGCTCCTTTCAACCCGGCTTTTAACCCTCTTCATTTTTTTATCTTTTTTAACTATTTTAACGGGATGTACCAATCAATCAAATACCACCCCTTCTGCCTCGCCTGAAAAAAATTCCAACCCCTCTAAGGAGTCTTTTCCCTCGGCTCCAGGCCCCAATGAGAATTCTGTTTCAGTATCCGTCGGGGGGGAAGAACCCTTTGAAGAAATGGAAGTTCCTCCCGGACACATTTTACCATGGACCAGTTGGGCCATCGGTGCTTTAATCCGGGGTCTTGCCCCTGATGGGGACAACCTATGGATCGGAACCACCAACGGCCTGATCCGATTTCATAAAAAGAATGAAAGCTACAAAGTATTTACCACCAAAGATGGTCTCATGAATAATATTATTGTTTCCATTTTAGTGGGTCCGGATGGGGGAAAGTGGATCGGAACTTACGGAGGGGGATTACAGTATTATGATGATGAACAGTGGCGGGTGTTTACCCCCTATGGGAGAGGCACAACCCATTATGGCCCCCAATGGGTCAGCTATTCCCCTGGGGAAGGACTGGGGGACTTATGGGTTTATTCGGCCCTTTTTGATCCAGGAGGAGTTCTTTGGGTGGCCACTTGGAAAGGCGTGAGTCGGTTCGATGGTAAGGTGTTTAAAACCCTCTCTACCGGAGATGGAATGGTAGATAAATGGGTTTACACCATTAACGTGGATCGGGATGGGTCACTTTGGTTTGGAACCGAAGGAGGGGTCAACCGTTATGACGGTAAAAATTGGGACGTGTGGACCCATCAGGACGGGTTAGGGGCAGTTGAGAGCCTCATACGAGAAGAAGAAAAAGGAGCCCCTCAACTCCCACAAGGGCACCATCTGCAGGAAGGGAAAGGGGCCTCCGGATATAACCCCAATTATATTGTGAGTTCGGTAATCGATCAAAAAGGAATAAAATGGTTTGGGACCTGGGGAGGAGGGTTAAGCCGATTTGATGGGAAAAAGTGGAAAAATTACACCACCCAGGATGGTTTAGCAGGAAATACGGTTAATGCCATTGCCTTGGATCCCAATGGAATCCTTTGGATCGGGACGAATAATGGGGTCAGCCGTTATGACGGAAAAAACTTTAAAACATTTCAAACCATGGACGGTTTGCTTTCCAACAGCGTTTTTGCTGTGGCCATTGATGAAGACGGAGCAAAATGGTTCGGAACCTATGGGGGAGTCAGCCGTTATACCGGGCCCTAG
- the galT gene encoding galactose-1-phosphate uridylyltransferase — MPELRKDPITGRWVIISSERGKRPSDFQPEQTKGKSLFCPFCPGNESSTPPEILSFREIGSIPNGPGWSLRVVPNKFPALQIEGQQDKSGEGLYDKMNGIGAHEVIIETPDHHTSLANLPLKKIEDIFWAYRDRIMDLTKDQRFKYILIFKNEGEVAGATLEHGHSQLIALPIVPRQVSEEIDGASHYFEYKERCIFCDIVRQELDSGRRLIAENNHFVALTPFAPRFPYETWILPKRHSASFEHSQSADFESLAKMIKLILLKMDKVLNIPPYNFMIHTCPIKNHIEEFFHWHIEIIPKLTRIAGFEWGSGFYINPTAPEEASSFLREANV; from the coding sequence ATGCCTGAATTAAGAAAAGATCCCATCACCGGGAGATGGGTCATTATTTCATCGGAACGGGGAAAAAGGCCCTCCGATTTTCAGCCGGAACAAACAAAAGGAAAAAGTCTGTTTTGCCCTTTTTGCCCGGGAAATGAATCCTCCACCCCCCCTGAAATTCTTTCCTTTCGCGAAATAGGAAGTATCCCCAATGGCCCCGGCTGGAGCCTTCGCGTCGTTCCCAACAAATTCCCAGCGCTTCAAATTGAAGGGCAGCAGGACAAATCCGGCGAAGGCCTTTACGATAAAATGAACGGGATCGGGGCCCATGAAGTTATTATTGAAACCCCAGACCATCACACCTCATTGGCCAACCTTCCCTTAAAAAAAATTGAAGATATCTTTTGGGCCTACCGGGATCGAATAATGGATTTAACTAAAGATCAACGGTTTAAATATATCCTCATTTTCAAAAATGAGGGAGAGGTTGCAGGGGCGACACTGGAACACGGTCATTCACAACTCATTGCGCTTCCCATTGTTCCCCGGCAGGTTTCCGAAGAAATTGATGGGGCATCTCATTACTTTGAGTATAAAGAGCGATGCATTTTTTGTGATATTGTTCGGCAGGAACTAGATTCTGGGCGTCGGCTCATTGCAGAAAACAATCACTTCGTTGCTTTGACCCCTTTTGCCCCGCGATTTCCCTATGAGACCTGGATCCTTCCGAAAAGACACAGCGCAAGTTTTGAACACTCACAGTCCGCAGATTTTGAGAGCCTTGCAAAAATGATCAAATTGATTCTTTTAAAAATGGATAAAGTGTTGAATATTCCGCCTTACAATTTCATGATTCACACCTGCCCTATTAAAAACCACATTGAAGAGTTTTTTCATTGGCACATTGAAATTATTCCAAAACTGACCCGAATCGCTGGTTTTGAATGGGGATCCGGATTTTATATCAACCCCACCGCCCCCGAGGAAGCCTCTTCCTTTCTTCGAGAGGCCAACGTATAA
- the glgA gene encoding glycogen synthase GlgA, which produces MLSSEVSPFAKTGGLGDVLGSLPLALRELGFDVRIMMPRYQGIHPDHYSHSPIIPSLPISTGGDSITTQVWEGRLGQTLPVYFIDAPAYFQREGFYGDSQEDYPDNAERFSFFNRAALEITRTLSFIPHIIHCHDWQTALAPVYLKFLYPKDRFFKETRTVFTIHNLGFQGLFEASHFSKLGLPPELFSLEGLEFYGKINLMKGGLLFADHLTTVSQNYCQEIQKKPLGSGLEGVLKKRSNDLVGILNGINTQQWNPETDPNLKERYYPKNLTGKIINKEELQRQHGFPIKKNTPLIGMVTRLTRQKGLDLITDAVDELMKLDLQLIILGAGEKQYQNFLLNLSKRYPQKTQVRIGFQETLARQIYAGCDFFLMPSLYEPCGISQLISLRYGTIPIVRKTGGLADTVKEFNPITGKGHGFLFNHYEKESLLATLNQALDCYKNPQHRKKLILNAMKLDFSWKASALLYRQLYEKF; this is translated from the coding sequence ATGCTATCATCCGAGGTCTCTCCTTTTGCAAAAACGGGGGGTTTAGGAGATGTCCTGGGGTCGCTTCCTTTGGCCCTTCGGGAATTGGGTTTTGACGTGCGGATCATGATGCCCCGGTACCAAGGTATCCACCCTGACCATTACTCCCATTCCCCCATCATTCCTTCCCTTCCCATTTCAACCGGTGGAGATTCCATCACCACCCAGGTTTGGGAAGGACGCTTGGGTCAAACCCTTCCCGTTTATTTTATTGACGCCCCCGCCTATTTTCAACGTGAAGGATTTTACGGAGATTCCCAAGAAGATTATCCCGATAATGCAGAACGGTTTTCTTTTTTCAACCGAGCAGCACTGGAAATAACCCGTACCCTCTCTTTTATCCCTCATATTATCCATTGTCATGATTGGCAAACCGCCCTTGCACCGGTATACTTAAAATTCCTTTACCCCAAGGACCGTTTTTTTAAAGAAACCCGAACCGTTTTTACCATCCATAATTTGGGGTTCCAGGGGCTTTTTGAGGCTTCCCATTTTTCCAAACTGGGACTTCCCCCCGAACTGTTTTCACTTGAGGGTTTGGAGTTTTATGGAAAAATTAACTTGATGAAAGGGGGACTTCTTTTTGCCGATCATCTGACCACCGTCAGCCAAAATTATTGCCAAGAAATCCAAAAAAAACCCTTAGGAAGTGGTTTAGAAGGCGTCCTGAAAAAAAGGTCAAACGATTTGGTGGGAATCCTCAACGGAATCAATACCCAACAATGGAATCCCGAAACAGACCCAAACTTGAAAGAGCGTTATTATCCAAAAAACCTGACGGGAAAGATCATCAATAAAGAAGAACTGCAACGCCAGCATGGGTTCCCCATCAAAAAAAATACGCCGTTAATCGGAATGGTCACCCGCTTGACCCGACAAAAGGGACTGGACCTGATCACCGATGCAGTGGATGAACTGATGAAATTGGACCTACAGCTTATTATTTTAGGAGCAGGGGAAAAACAATACCAGAATTTTTTATTAAATTTATCGAAAAGATACCCTCAAAAAACCCAGGTGAGAATCGGGTTTCAAGAAACACTGGCCCGCCAAATTTATGCTGGGTGCGATTTCTTTCTAATGCCCTCCCTGTATGAACCTTGCGGAATCAGTCAATTAATCAGTCTACGTTACGGAACCATTCCTATTGTAAGAAAAACAGGAGGTTTGGCAGACACGGTAAAAGAATTTAATCCCATTACCGGAAAAGGGCATGGCTTTTTATTCAACCATTACGAAAAGGAGAGTCTGTTAGCCACCCTCAATCAGGCATTGGACTGTTATAAAAACCCCCAACATCGAAAAAAACTCATTTTGAATGCCATGAAGTTGGACTTTTCCTGGAAAGCCTCCGCCCTCCTCTACAGGCAATTGTATGAAAAATTTTAG
- a CDS encoding class I SAM-dependent RNA methyltransferase: MEPSTPHSPEPLDTFEIHIEKLVEGGMGLGYLNGKVVFVPWTLPGEKIEIKPNDGQKDYIKANPSRILSPSPHRIKPPCSFYQVCGGCNLQHMDYTHQTIEKTNIFKETLYRIGKISPSLIFPTVCSKRPYFYRNRCQLRVRFHEGRNLLGYNEFHTHRIVPIEECLLLEPPLNETLKTLSHTFSGALAIPNLRRIHIQFSSSEKQFLLSLYSVGPLSFPLKRIYDALRSNLPLKGLIAYSSSGRQVLGLDFLFHQLGTFSFRAGDRTFVQIHWELNHLLVDLLLKWMSPLAGKKVLELYSGMGNFSLPLAQEGATVTGLDENPHAIQDAIQNAKQNQVESCRFQPANLYYGLPKKQDIPREVDALLVDPPREGLSKKLCQDILALAPPSIVYISCSPSTLARDLHLLTQNHFRIKRIQPVDLFPQTPHLEAIAHLERKG, from the coding sequence ATGGAACCTTCAACCCCACATTCCCCAGAACCCTTAGACACCTTTGAGATCCACATTGAGAAGTTGGTGGAAGGGGGGATGGGATTGGGCTATTTAAACGGGAAGGTGGTCTTTGTCCCCTGGACCCTCCCCGGTGAAAAAATTGAAATAAAACCAAACGACGGTCAAAAAGATTATATTAAAGCAAACCCAAGCCGGATACTCTCCCCCTCTCCCCACCGAATAAAACCCCCGTGCTCGTTCTACCAGGTATGCGGGGGATGTAATCTTCAACACATGGATTACACCCATCAGACCATTGAAAAAACCAACATTTTCAAGGAAACACTTTACAGAATTGGTAAGATTAGTCCTTCTCTCATCTTCCCCACGGTGTGCTCTAAACGCCCTTATTTTTATCGAAATCGGTGCCAGCTCCGGGTCCGTTTCCATGAGGGACGGAACCTTCTGGGTTACAACGAATTCCACACCCATCGCATTGTTCCGATAGAGGAATGTTTACTTTTGGAACCCCCGCTCAATGAAACCCTCAAAACCTTATCCCATACCTTTTCAGGCGCCTTGGCCATTCCCAATCTTCGGAGGATTCACATTCAATTTTCTTCCTCGGAAAAACAATTTTTGCTGTCACTTTATTCAGTAGGCCCCCTTTCCTTTCCCTTAAAACGCATCTATGACGCGCTCCGTTCTAATCTCCCGTTGAAAGGACTCATTGCTTACTCCTCCTCAGGCAGGCAAGTCCTCGGTTTGGATTTCCTTTTTCACCAATTGGGAACCTTTTCCTTCCGGGCAGGAGACCGAACCTTTGTTCAAATCCATTGGGAGCTTAATCACCTGTTGGTTGACCTCCTTTTAAAATGGATGTCCCCTTTGGCCGGAAAAAAGGTTCTGGAATTGTATTCCGGAATGGGAAATTTTTCACTTCCTCTTGCCCAGGAGGGGGCCACGGTTACCGGTTTGGATGAAAACCCCCACGCCATTCAGGATGCAATCCAAAACGCCAAACAAAATCAGGTTGAATCTTGCCGGTTCCAGCCTGCAAACTTATATTACGGCCTCCCAAAAAAACAGGATATTCCCAGAGAAGTGGATGCCCTCCTGGTGGACCCACCCCGGGAAGGCCTTTCCAAAAAGCTATGTCAGGATATTTTAGCCTTAGCTCCCCCGAGTATCGTTTACATTTCTTGTTCTCCATCTACATTGGCCCGGGATCTCCATCTTTTGACCCAAAATCATTTCCGCATAAAAAGGATACAACCCGTTGATCTTTTTCCCCAGACCCCGCATTTGGAGGCCATCGCTCATTTAGAACGAAAAGGATAG